From Denitrovibrio acetiphilus DSM 12809, the proteins below share one genomic window:
- a CDS encoding SDR family oxidoreductase, with product MSKKIVISGVSKGLGYQLAEAFTVMGHKVAGCSRSGEGPCCMVLCSSVDITEPLSVKAFADNVISVMGAPDILINNAAVMNRPANVWEVPADEFNMLMDINVSGTMNVIRAFYPAMEKSGEGVIVNMSSGWGRSVSPKVAPYCASKYAIEGLSMAMAQEVHGGIAVVSLNPGFINTDMVKGVFGTEASSAEDPAEWGKRASSFILKLGRNDNGKQLTV from the coding sequence ATGAGTAAGAAAATCGTAATTTCCGGAGTGTCGAAGGGGCTTGGATATCAGCTTGCAGAGGCTTTTACTGTTATGGGGCATAAAGTTGCCGGATGCAGCAGATCTGGTGAGGGACCTTGCTGTATGGTCTTGTGTTCTTCCGTGGACATCACCGAACCGCTTTCTGTAAAGGCTTTTGCTGATAATGTGATCTCTGTGATGGGTGCCCCCGATATCCTTATAAATAATGCAGCTGTTATGAACAGGCCTGCAAACGTATGGGAAGTGCCGGCTGATGAATTTAATATGCTTATGGATATAAATGTGTCGGGAACGATGAATGTTATCAGAGCCTTTTATCCTGCTATGGAGAAGAGCGGGGAGGGCGTGATTGTGAATATGAGCTCCGGATGGGGACGCTCCGTGTCGCCGAAAGTTGCGCCATACTGCGCATCGAAATACGCTATTGAAGGGCTGAGTATGGCTATGGCTCAGGAAGTTCATGGGGGGATTGCTGTGGTCAGTTTGAACCCCGGATTTATAAACACTGATATGGTTAAAGGCGTCTTCGGTACCGAGGCATCTTCAGCAGAAGATCCAGCTGAATGGGGAAAAAGAGCCTCATCATTTATTCTTAAGCTCGGTCGCAATGACAACGGGAAGCAGTTGACTGTATGA
- a CDS encoding acyl-[acyl-carrier-protein] thioesterase, translating into MFYEFDRHFDIADYNGAGLLRSDSILKIFQEAAIFHSTSVGFPTESYMGSGSIWMHNKNLFKADRLPDFRQKLKVKTWSRGIDKFKGYRNYEIYADGEKCITGSSIWIYLNIEKRRPVRPAEDIVASYESEDVPVFGDRIKNLNFTEPPFNGDEKNITVRPADFDVNGHVSNVTYGQFLDTVLVADGVDISGKFVSLAYLHEIKPEVKDVSVRCAKVDGKYLIGVYSGDVCNCIGEVSDE; encoded by the coding sequence ATGTTCTACGAATTTGACAGGCATTTTGATATTGCGGACTACAACGGGGCGGGCTTACTGCGTTCTGACAGTATCTTGAAGATCTTTCAGGAAGCTGCAATATTCCATTCTACCAGTGTGGGGTTCCCGACAGAAAGCTACATGGGCAGCGGAAGCATATGGATGCATAATAAAAATCTGTTCAAAGCGGACAGGCTGCCTGATTTCAGACAGAAACTTAAAGTTAAAACATGGTCAAGAGGGATAGATAAATTTAAAGGATATCGTAACTACGAAATATATGCGGACGGCGAGAAGTGTATAACGGGCAGTAGCATATGGATTTATCTGAACATAGAGAAACGAAGACCTGTGAGACCCGCAGAGGACATTGTTGCAAGTTATGAGAGTGAAGATGTGCCAGTTTTTGGTGACAGGATCAAGAATCTGAATTTTACAGAACCACCTTTTAACGGGGACGAAAAAAATATCACTGTCCGACCTGCGGATTTTGATGTGAACGGACATGTGAGCAATGTTACCTATGGACAGTTTCTGGATACTGTTCTTGTTGCGGACGGGGTGGATATATCCGGTAAATTTGTAAGTTTGGCATATCTGCATGAGATAAAACCCGAAGTGAAAGATGTTTCGGTTCGGTGCGCAAAGGTGGACGGCAAGTATTTGATCGGAGTATACTCAGGTGATGTATGTAATTGTATCGGTGAGGTATCGGATGAGTAA
- a CDS encoding 16S rRNA (uracil(1498)-N(3))-methyltransferase, producing MNLLVLNQLEMHGGKAVVTDWRASHIRYVLKSAEGETIKAGILNGEIGKAVIEDISDSGVTVSFQPEKAPPEACDVSLILALPRPKAFRRILFGIVTAGVKDVHVINTWRVEKSYWQSPYLSDENINKYCLEALMQCRDTVMPDIHFYRFFTDFFEEGLPTIPEKRTRFIAHPYGDSGAFVRSPAAVAIGPEGGFIDRELETFIRAGFTPFSLGERILTTEHFVPFVLGSVSN from the coding sequence ATGAACCTCCTTGTGCTGAATCAACTGGAGATGCACGGTGGAAAAGCAGTTGTCACAGACTGGCGGGCATCCCACATCCGTTATGTTCTGAAGTCTGCTGAAGGGGAAACCATAAAAGCCGGCATTCTGAACGGCGAAATAGGTAAGGCAGTCATTGAGGATATCAGTGACTCAGGCGTTACAGTCAGTTTTCAGCCGGAGAAAGCACCTCCGGAAGCTTGTGATGTTTCATTAATTTTAGCTCTTCCCAGACCAAAGGCGTTTCGCAGGATACTGTTTGGTATCGTTACTGCCGGTGTCAAGGATGTTCATGTCATAAACACATGGAGGGTTGAAAAGAGCTACTGGCAAAGTCCTTATCTTTCAGATGAAAACATAAATAAATACTGCCTTGAAGCATTAATGCAGTGCCGTGATACTGTCATGCCTGATATACATTTCTACCGTTTTTTTACAGATTTTTTCGAAGAGGGTCTGCCGACCATCCCTGAGAAGCGCACAAGGTTTATCGCTCACCCATATGGAGATTCAGGAGCTTTTGTTCGGTCTCCTGCTGCCGTTGCCATTGGTCCGGAGGGCGGTTTTATTGACAGAGAGCTTGAAACTTTTATCAGGGCAGGCTTTACTCCTTTCAGTCTTGGTGAGCGAATCCTTACAACTGAGCATTTTGTGCCATTTGTGCTGGGAAGTGTCAGTAATTAG
- a CDS encoding response regulator, protein MSDSSILRDITKDLTVLCVDDEPLAREYLSLKLKRSFKEVYTADDGMTGLEVFHSEKPDLIITDNRMSYMDGIEMIMQIREEDPDIPIILTTAYTEKDALVDAINCNVNQFLSKPLDAKQLERAIEKSMLPIVNARLAEKTLRQELELLQYREKYHSHQENNAFKKELSLILNDYFLQKFDIKNKYNEKYSVFMNIFYRPLDVLSGDIYSIRKLADGTTLIFLADSMGKGLSASVTSILTTSYINHIIDTEDFEVTSSLKNIISCFNRYIKGILLDDEILSIMFLKLDFFEETMEYANFSSPPIFIKDKEGEVVSLKCNNPPLTKYLDSFKTQICDTAQVVGILAITDGLYESTAKDGDIIMSRVKDYYERNIMKTDFHNDVREFVDDADDDVSCIHITKLSPCDSQCHKYTFSSSLKNVGKAIEWLEAFFNKEGLDIEDSSMLTLAFTELTMNAFEHSVLELDNRRKYKMINDGLYDDYINTAVSDKEILVAVGLRSLFGKRYVYIKINDEGTGFDPHSLKIWMYDKEQNDGKGVKISRRIIDEIYYSQDGKEATIIRVLED, encoded by the coding sequence ATGAGTGATTCAAGTATTCTGAGGGATATTACAAAAGACCTTACTGTGCTTTGCGTTGATGACGAACCCCTCGCAAGGGAATACCTTTCTTTAAAGCTTAAAAGAAGCTTTAAAGAGGTCTATACTGCTGATGACGGCATGACTGGTCTTGAGGTTTTTCATTCTGAAAAGCCCGATCTGATCATCACTGACAACCGTATGTCCTATATGGACGGTATAGAGATGATTATGCAGATCAGAGAGGAAGACCCCGACATCCCTATTATACTGACGACTGCATATACAGAGAAAGATGCGCTTGTTGATGCCATAAACTGTAATGTGAACCAGTTTCTGTCAAAACCTCTGGACGCAAAACAGCTTGAAAGAGCCATCGAGAAGTCCATGCTGCCTATAGTTAATGCGCGGCTGGCGGAAAAAACTCTCCGGCAGGAGCTGGAACTCCTTCAATACAGAGAAAAATACCACTCGCATCAGGAAAATAACGCCTTTAAAAAAGAACTCAGCCTCATTCTTAATGACTATTTTCTGCAAAAATTCGATATAAAAAATAAATATAATGAAAAATACAGCGTTTTTATGAATATTTTTTACAGACCGCTGGATGTCCTCAGCGGAGATATATATTCCATTCGTAAGCTCGCTGACGGGACGACTCTGATATTTCTTGCAGACTCCATGGGCAAGGGGTTGTCTGCATCGGTAACATCCATTCTGACAACGTCTTACATTAACCATATCATAGACACCGAGGATTTTGAGGTGACATCCAGCCTTAAAAATATAATTTCCTGTTTTAACAGGTACATCAAAGGTATTCTGCTGGATGATGAGATACTCTCCATCATGTTTCTTAAACTTGATTTCTTTGAAGAAACTATGGAATATGCTAATTTCAGCTCTCCTCCGATTTTTATAAAAGATAAGGAAGGGGAAGTTGTTTCCTTGAAGTGTAATAACCCTCCACTGACAAAATATCTGGACAGCTTTAAAACACAGATTTGTGATACCGCGCAGGTGGTGGGGATCCTTGCCATTACAGATGGTCTTTACGAAAGTACAGCAAAAGACGGTGATATCATAATGAGCAGAGTAAAGGACTATTATGAAAGAAACATTATGAAGACTGATTTTCATAATGATGTCCGCGAGTTCGTAGATGATGCCGATGATGATGTGTCTTGTATTCATATCACCAAGCTGAGTCCTTGTGACTCACAGTGTCATAAATATACATTCAGCTCGTCTCTTAAAAATGTCGGTAAGGCAATCGAATGGCTTGAAGCATTCTTCAATAAAGAAGGACTTGATATTGAGGATTCATCGATGCTGACTCTTGCTTTTACTGAGCTGACTATGAATGCTTTTGAACATTCGGTACTGGAGCTGGACAACAGACGAAAATATAAAATGATAAATGATGGTCTTTATGATGACTACATCAATACAGCAGTCAGTGATAAAGAAATATTGGTCGCTGTGGGACTTCGGAGTCTGTTTGGAAAGAGATACGTATATATAAAGATAAATGACGAAGGTACAGGTTTTGACCCGCATTCTCTTAAAATCTGGATGTATGATAAAGAGCAGAATGACGGGAAAGGTGTAAAGATATCACGTCGTATTATCGATGAAATATACTACAGCCAGGACGGTAAAGAAGCTACTATTATCAGAGTTCTGGAAGATTAG
- a CDS encoding hybrid sensor histidine kinase/response regulator, which yields MKNRKILIVEYKTGSTGSLESALKTLRYATKRMSFRLENLNEVIKAFNPNILIVDMSVHADKNIIAKATTVQTEFSTPVIYFTEAINSRTLYQTMKTDHYGYIYTPYDESTLQTTIELALHKHKNDVSVRESEYKYKELFNNMTSGVAVYELQDFGARYVLVDINESAAKMIGRKRTDILNKPISMVLKSAVQYGLQDTIKKVQETGSPVRIKAHYYEDEHFKGWLNSYIYNLPTGECVHIFHDITEQIEAEKELKNKQKELEKLNLELAKTVVEETDKRKKNEQVLFEQSRFLAMGQMISAIEHQWRQPLSALGINIEDLEDAYIADELDSEYIHDLTIDSMSLVKTISKTMEDLKTFFRTSQNKEEFMVLKIFHEVFGLILARLFNSDISFHMAYTKDNSTNEAHDRDVIDFIGRLKDFSVTGVPAEFKQVIINIMNNAVDAILERKRKTTEHVQGQISVELEKSSGKLNIYIRDNGIGIEHNAVTKLFEPYYTTKEDGSGIGLYMSRIIIEEHMNGKISASPLPTGAIFTINLPVE from the coding sequence ATGAAAAATAGAAAAATACTTATTGTTGAATACAAAACAGGCTCAACAGGAAGTCTGGAATCAGCTCTTAAAACTCTACGTTATGCAACAAAGAGGATGAGCTTCCGGCTGGAAAACCTGAACGAAGTCATTAAAGCGTTCAACCCAAATATACTGATAGTTGACATGTCAGTTCATGCTGACAAAAATATTATAGCAAAAGCTACTACTGTACAGACAGAATTCAGCACCCCTGTTATATATTTCACTGAGGCGATCAACAGCAGAACCCTTTACCAGACAATGAAAACGGATCACTACGGGTATATATATACTCCGTATGATGAAAGCACTCTGCAAACCACTATTGAGCTTGCTCTGCATAAACATAAGAATGATGTATCGGTGCGTGAAAGCGAATACAAATACAAAGAGCTCTTTAATAATATGACAAGCGGCGTGGCTGTTTATGAACTTCAGGACTTTGGCGCAAGATATGTACTTGTAGATATTAATGAATCTGCCGCAAAGATGATCGGGCGCAAACGAACTGACATCCTTAACAAGCCCATCAGCATGGTGCTCAAAAGTGCTGTACAGTATGGTTTACAGGATACTATCAAAAAAGTACAGGAAACCGGCAGCCCTGTCAGGATCAAAGCACATTACTACGAAGACGAACATTTCAAAGGATGGCTGAACAGCTATATTTATAACCTTCCCACAGGGGAGTGCGTACATATCTTTCACGATATCACTGAACAGATCGAAGCTGAAAAAGAGCTTAAAAACAAGCAGAAAGAACTGGAAAAACTTAATCTGGAACTGGCAAAAACTGTCGTTGAAGAAACAGATAAACGGAAGAAAAACGAACAGGTTCTGTTCGAGCAGTCAAGATTTCTCGCCATGGGGCAGATGATCAGCGCTATCGAGCACCAATGGAGACAGCCTCTCAGTGCCCTCGGAATAAACATAGAAGACCTTGAAGACGCATATATCGCAGATGAACTGGACAGCGAATACATACATGATTTAACAATAGACTCTATGTCTCTGGTTAAAACCATATCCAAAACTATGGAAGACCTTAAAACTTTCTTCCGTACAAGCCAGAACAAAGAAGAATTTATGGTTCTGAAGATATTCCATGAAGTTTTCGGGCTCATACTCGCAAGGCTTTTCAACAGTGACATCAGCTTTCATATGGCATACACCAAAGACAACTCCACGAACGAAGCGCACGACAGGGATGTTATCGATTTTATAGGCAGGCTCAAAGATTTCTCTGTAACAGGAGTTCCCGCTGAATTCAAACAGGTTATTATCAACATAATGAATAACGCCGTAGATGCTATCCTTGAACGTAAAAGAAAAACCACAGAACATGTTCAGGGGCAAATCTCTGTGGAACTGGAAAAAAGCAGTGGCAAGCTTAATATTTACATCAGAGACAACGGCATAGGGATAGAACATAACGCCGTGACAAAGCTGTTTGAGCCTTACTATACCACTAAAGAGGACGGATCCGGCATAGGATTATACATGTCCAGAATTATCATCGAAGAACATATGAATGGGAAAATCAGTGCATCTCCGCTGCCCACAGGCGCTATTTTCACTATAAATCTTCCCGTAGAGTAG
- a CDS encoding cache domain-containing protein encodes MTKHISKITLLTAITIATAFSTIILWNLYSIFEEYNANNNQKLKQFYTKQQKGLIQNEVSRLIQRINATRNAVLEDTKQNLRDRVNSAEAYIENINFNHVTEHGQQHISNLIASFTWNHNTGYFYIISKQGTIMHHGGDSTLAGKSLSDIHEQSADIFNFLNSAITNGEAFAEYDYYPPDGSNNSKKKLGYAKYNKKLDMLIGSGIYFDTLKTKVQNEILETVKKERFGYNNYGYFWIFDTNYNTIFHIDPNMYSRDMYTLKDTQGKYVVRELLEIAKTKGEGFTSYYWNIPGKDIGSEKVAYVSYFPEWNWVIGSGFYYENFHNLIATEEAISQSILADELTKNGIIIFVMFTGVVIISLIIFNKIKVIEHEQQDYVNDLLQYKTVIDTSAIVSITNLKGEMMHVNDQMCNITGFSADELIGMKHNKIGHPDNPQETYRELWGTITKGDVWRGIIKNLTKDGGYFYQKTTITPFKNKEGIITNYIAISHDVTELFENKSQLQKYLHIDPLTELENRASLLLEIKNSRSGDLAIIDIDGFHKINETFGMKFGDTLLKSFANRLSENVNLNRYNTYRLHSDVFAVFSNQSDKNLFITNVENAVKNITKDSVNIAGKDIIITSITGYAHGSDNILAHADAALQFAKANNISHYVYNPLEVDNTNIYQQNTIIVKMISNAIDEDRVVPFFQPIAHTLEQSNSKYECLMRIINQDGSVIPPADFLDISKQTRFYPYLTKIIAGKSIDAFSDTDIEFSINISAEDLLNHETMDFIYEYANEKGVFNRMILEIVESESLSSYSAAITALYKFKLAGAKIAIDDFGTGYSNFDYLLKIKADYIKIDGSIIKLINKDERAVDIVQSIISYASKLKMETIAEFISDQKLAETAKKMGVDYLQGYYIGKPSQKLQAKENIKIV; translated from the coding sequence ATGACAAAACATATATCCAAGATAACACTACTGACCGCAATTACTATTGCAACAGCCTTTTCGACAATAATATTATGGAACTTATACAGTATCTTTGAAGAATATAATGCCAACAATAATCAGAAATTAAAGCAATTCTATACAAAACAGCAAAAAGGACTCATACAAAATGAAGTTTCAAGGCTGATTCAGCGTATTAATGCTACAAGAAACGCTGTATTGGAAGACACTAAACAAAATCTGCGGGACAGAGTCAACTCCGCAGAAGCCTATATTGAAAATATAAACTTTAACCATGTCACAGAACATGGGCAGCAGCATATCAGCAACCTGATTGCATCATTCACCTGGAACCATAATACAGGCTATTTTTATATAATATCAAAACAAGGCACTATTATGCACCATGGCGGCGACTCCACACTTGCCGGCAAGTCACTCAGCGATATACATGAGCAATCTGCTGATATTTTTAACTTTCTAAACTCCGCAATAACTAATGGCGAGGCTTTCGCCGAATATGATTACTACCCCCCTGACGGCAGCAACAACTCCAAGAAAAAACTGGGGTACGCAAAATATAATAAAAAACTGGACATGCTCATAGGTTCCGGCATTTATTTTGACACTCTGAAGACCAAAGTGCAGAACGAAATCCTTGAAACTGTTAAGAAGGAACGTTTCGGATACAACAACTACGGGTACTTCTGGATATTTGACACTAATTACAACACAATATTTCACATAGACCCAAACATGTACTCCCGCGATATGTACACTCTGAAGGATACTCAGGGCAAGTATGTAGTCAGAGAGCTTTTGGAAATAGCCAAAACTAAAGGGGAAGGCTTCACTAGCTATTACTGGAATATCCCGGGAAAGGATATAGGATCCGAAAAAGTAGCATATGTCTCTTATTTTCCGGAATGGAACTGGGTGATCGGTTCAGGATTCTATTACGAAAATTTTCATAACCTTATCGCAACCGAAGAGGCTATCAGCCAAAGTATTCTGGCGGATGAATTGACAAAAAACGGCATCATTATCTTTGTAATGTTCACCGGAGTAGTCATCATATCGCTGATAATATTCAATAAGATAAAAGTGATCGAACACGAACAGCAAGATTATGTAAACGACCTGCTTCAATACAAAACAGTCATCGATACAAGCGCAATTGTTAGCATCACAAATCTGAAAGGTGAAATGATGCATGTCAACGATCAAATGTGCAACATCACAGGCTTCAGCGCAGATGAACTAATAGGGATGAAGCACAATAAGATCGGTCACCCGGACAACCCGCAGGAAACTTACAGAGAGCTCTGGGGGACAATTACAAAAGGGGATGTCTGGAGAGGAATAATCAAAAATCTCACTAAAGACGGTGGTTATTTCTATCAGAAAACAACAATTACTCCGTTCAAAAATAAAGAAGGAATAATAACAAATTACATTGCAATAAGCCATGATGTTACTGAACTGTTTGAAAACAAGTCACAGCTTCAGAAATATCTGCACATTGACCCTCTCACCGAACTTGAAAACAGAGCCAGTCTCCTGCTGGAGATAAAAAATTCCCGATCCGGAGACCTCGCAATTATTGACATTGACGGATTCCATAAGATAAATGAAACATTCGGAATGAAATTCGGAGATACACTACTTAAGAGTTTTGCAAACAGACTATCTGAAAACGTTAACCTTAACAGATACAACACCTATCGGCTGCACTCAGATGTTTTTGCGGTATTCTCCAACCAGAGTGACAAAAACCTATTCATCACAAACGTGGAAAATGCAGTAAAAAACATAACAAAAGATTCTGTAAACATTGCCGGAAAAGATATTATAATAACATCAATAACAGGATATGCTCACGGCTCTGACAATATCCTTGCACATGCTGATGCTGCCTTACAATTCGCTAAAGCAAATAACATCAGCCATTATGTATACAACCCCCTCGAAGTTGATAATACTAACATATATCAGCAAAATACTATCATCGTAAAAATGATAAGCAACGCCATAGACGAAGACCGTGTAGTCCCATTCTTCCAGCCGATAGCCCATACGCTTGAACAAAGTAACAGCAAGTACGAATGCCTTATGCGTATCATAAATCAAGACGGCTCAGTGATCCCCCCCGCGGACTTTCTTGATATCAGTAAGCAGACACGCTTCTACCCTTACCTGACAAAGATCATAGCAGGAAAATCAATTGATGCATTCTCGGATACTGACATTGAGTTTAGTATCAACATATCTGCGGAAGACCTGCTAAACCATGAAACAATGGACTTCATCTATGAATATGCAAACGAAAAAGGCGTTTTTAACCGTATGATACTTGAAATAGTTGAATCCGAAAGCCTCTCTTCGTATTCTGCTGCCATAACAGCTCTTTACAAGTTTAAACTGGCGGGAGCCAAAATAGCTATTGATGACTTCGGTACAGGTTATTCTAATTTTGACTACCTGCTTAAGATAAAAGCTGACTATATAAAAATAGACGGCAGCATTATCAAATTGATTAACAAAGATGAAAGAGCTGTTGACATCGTTCAGTCTATTATTTCATATGCATCAAAGTTGAAAATGGAAACCATAGCTGAATTTATATCAGACCAGAAACTGGCAGAAACAGCAAAAAAAATGGGAGTAGACTATCTTCAGGGGTACTATATAGGAAAACCTTCACAGAAACTTCAGGCTAAAGAAAACATCAAAATTGTCTAA
- a CDS encoding VOC family protein: MTISKLINNLMVADVRASADFYRNCLGFELVMAVPDGTHDAVQSFSDGVDYCFAVVKHGDVEIMLQSAESAKEEFPDISFSGDGSGTILYMQVKDVEGLFSLVKNNQNIIKGLHEAFYGMKEFYMKDPDGYILGFAEKG; the protein is encoded by the coding sequence ATGACTATTAGTAAGCTTATCAACAATCTTATGGTTGCTGATGTTAGGGCTTCAGCCGACTTCTATCGTAACTGTCTTGGGTTCGAGCTTGTCATGGCAGTCCCTGACGGTACGCACGATGCAGTGCAGAGTTTTTCTGACGGGGTCGATTACTGTTTTGCAGTTGTTAAGCACGGAGATGTGGAGATTATGCTTCAGTCCGCTGAAAGTGCAAAAGAAGAGTTTCCTGATATTTCCTTTAGTGGAGATGGTTCAGGTACGATATTATACATGCAGGTTAAAGATGTCGAAGGACTTTTCAGCTTAGTAAAAAATAACCAGAATATAATCAAAGGTTTGCATGAAGCTTTTTACGGTATGAAAGAATTCTATATGAAAGACCCGGATGGCTATATACTGGGGTTCGCAGAAAAAGGTTAG
- a CDS encoding PAS domain-containing sensor histidine kinase, whose amino-acid sequence MSNTIDSSKDKNQYRGDSASLAMKDMQKSRDKLQRTQLLAGIGAFEYLPEEKIIILSDEACAALGADPDGNILDINDFCKNIKQGQYNSFCNMLENFQTDELLGNIEFIYKGVDKQDRHVEVILEEPGHIIEGSVSGVFRNITRMRQAEIEKSVTAQAFETIFSNAKIAILVLNLKGYIIDYNNSALDLLGYTSEEMHKMHSAMLLHENDIMGAGRIFAKFINSAGKVNSLDYRIKISNGEIIDVLINFEMVIGAEGEKIYVFINDISNIRDMERKHIDQERMLIQQSKMATLGEMVALIAHQWQQPLNSIAMIVQMLDELIEVDEPNRKMLVKSVESVMAQVSFMTNTMGDFRNFLKPSDVRENFKIERVVQEVVRLYRPQLRHYDMNCEIYFSSENVKKAEVCGYENELKNVILNFLTNSRDAIENVKGVKGVVHIFVSEDEEKVHICIEDNGGGIPDHIMKRIFDPYVSSKGDKGTGLGLYMAKLIVKDRMNGDIHLENTDIGLRICISFKKC is encoded by the coding sequence ATGAGTAACACTATCGACAGTTCAAAAGATAAAAATCAGTACCGCGGGGATAGTGCATCCCTTGCTATGAAAGATATGCAGAAGAGTAGAGATAAGCTGCAGCGCACTCAGCTACTTGCTGGTATTGGTGCTTTTGAATACCTTCCTGAAGAAAAAATCATAATCCTTTCTGATGAAGCTTGTGCAGCACTGGGAGCTGATCCTGATGGTAATATACTAGATATCAACGATTTTTGTAAAAATATCAAACAGGGTCAGTACAACTCTTTCTGTAATATGCTTGAAAATTTCCAGACAGATGAGCTGCTTGGAAACATTGAGTTTATCTACAAAGGTGTAGATAAACAGGACAGGCATGTAGAAGTTATACTTGAGGAACCGGGGCATATTATCGAGGGGAGTGTTTCAGGAGTTTTTAGAAATATTACCCGCATGAGACAGGCCGAAATAGAGAAAAGTGTCACAGCTCAGGCTTTTGAGACTATTTTTTCAAACGCTAAGATCGCTATATTAGTACTGAACCTGAAAGGGTATATCATTGACTATAATAATAGTGCATTAGACCTTTTGGGATATACCAGCGAAGAGATGCATAAGATGCATAGTGCTATGCTTTTGCACGAAAATGACATTATGGGAGCGGGCAGGATATTTGCAAAATTCATTAATAGTGCCGGAAAAGTTAATTCGCTTGATTACAGGATAAAGATAAGTAATGGCGAGATAATTGATGTTCTTATTAACTTTGAAATGGTTATAGGAGCCGAAGGTGAGAAGATCTATGTTTTTATTAATGATATAAGTAATATAAGAGACATGGAGCGCAAACATATTGATCAGGAACGGATGCTTATTCAGCAGTCAAAGATGGCTACTCTCGGCGAAATGGTCGCTCTGATAGCTCATCAGTGGCAACAGCCCCTTAATTCAATTGCTATGATTGTGCAGATGCTTGATGAACTTATAGAAGTTGATGAACCAAACAGGAAGATGCTCGTTAAGAGTGTTGAAAGTGTTATGGCTCAGGTCTCATTTATGACTAATACTATGGGTGATTTCAGAAATTTCCTGAAACCGTCTGATGTCCGTGAAAATTTTAAAATTGAAAGAGTTGTGCAGGAGGTTGTACGTCTTTATCGCCCGCAGCTTCGGCACTACGATATGAATTGCGAAATATACTTTTCTTCTGAAAATGTTAAAAAAGCAGAAGTCTGCGGATATGAAAATGAGCTTAAGAACGTTATTCTGAACTTTCTGACTAACTCCAGAGATGCTATAGAAAATGTTAAAGGTGTAAAAGGGGTAGTGCATATATTTGTTTCAGAAGACGAAGAAAAAGTTCATATATGCATAGAAGACAATGGGGGCGGTATACCTGACCACATTATGAAGCGCATATTTGACCCTTATGTCAGCTCTAAAGGAGACAAAGGGACAGGACTGGGGCTATATATGGCTAAGCTTATCGTAAAAGACAGGATGAATGGAGATATTCATCTGGAAAACACTGATATAGGTCTAAGAATCTGTATTTCATTCAAAAAGTGCTGA
- a CDS encoding FeoB-associated Cys-rich membrane protein — MQYIAVFIICVVLVMFFMFVVSRSKKKSSCGCGQGNCQTGQTCDNKTKGH, encoded by the coding sequence ATGCAGTATATCGCTGTTTTTATAATCTGCGTGGTTCTGGTGATGTTTTTTATGTTTGTAGTCAGCAGAAGTAAAAAGAAGAGTTCCTGCGGCTGTGGGCAAGGGAACTGCCAGACCGGTCAGACTTGTGATAATAAAACTAAAGGGCACTAA